The following coding sequences are from one Primulina eburnea isolate SZY01 chromosome 15, ASM2296580v1, whole genome shotgun sequence window:
- the LOC140813495 gene encoding E3 ubiquitin-protein ligase DIS1-like isoform X1 yields MNDDSVLFSLLHLICLAFVLFGPITGLCSYQLSLLPMASGASYYDDLRNKPEVVDPPQNEEMLDVGEHVKDSGQAAIKSDVTVSSSVRELLECPVCLNAMYPPIHQCSNGHTLCSGCKPRVHNRCPTCRHELGNIRCLALEKVAASLELPCKYQDYGCIGIYPYYSKLKHESQCTFRPYNCPYAGSECSVIGDIPFLVNHLKDDHKVDMHNGSTFNHRYVKSNPHEVENATWMLTVFSCFGQYFCLHFEAFQLGVAPVYIAFLRFMGDDNEAKNYSYSLEVGGNGRKAIWHGVPRSIRDNHRKVRDSFDGLIIQRNMALFFSGGDRKELKLRVTGRIWKEQ; encoded by the exons ATGAATGATGATTCAGTGTTATTTTCATTACTTCATTTAATATGTCTTGCATTTGTTTTATTTGGACCTATTACAGGCTTGTGTTCGTACCAGTTGTCTTTGCTTCCAATGGCGAGTGGAGCGTCTTATTATGATGACTTGCGAAACAAACCTGAGGTCGTTGATCCACCGCAAAACGAGGAGATGTTGGATGTTGGAGAACATGTCAAGGATAGTGGTCAAGCTGCCATAAAATCCGATGTCACTGTCTCAAGCAGTGTCCGGGAGCTGCTGGAATGTCCAGTTTGTTTAAATGCTATGTACCCACCCATTCATCAG TGCTCCAATGGTCACACATTGTGTTCTGGTTGCAAACCAAGGGTTCACAACCGTTGCCCAACTTGCAGGCATGAACTTGGTAACATCAGATGTCTTGCATTGGAGAAGGTGGCTGCATCTCTCGAGCTTCCATGTAAATATCAAGATTACGGGTGTATAGGAATCTATCCTTACTACAGCAAGCTTAAACATGAATCCCAATGCACTTTTAGACCTTACAATTGTCCTTATGCCGGCTCAGAATGCTCAGTTATTGGTGATATTCCATTTCTTGTGAATCACTTGAAAGATGATCACAAAGTTGATATGCATAATGGCAGTACTTTTAACCATCGCTACGTGAAATCAAATCCGCATGAGGTCGAGAATGCCACTTGGATGCTTACG GTTTTCAGTTGTTTTGGGCAGTATTTCTGCCTGCATTTTGAAGCATTTCAGCTTGGAGTGGCACCCGTATATATAGCATTTTTGCGGTTCATGGGCGATGACAATGAGGCAAAAAACTATAGCTACAGTCTTGAGGTTGGAGGAAATGGGAGGAAAGCAATATGGCATGGAGTGCCAAGAAGTATTCGAGACAACCATCGGAAGGTACGTGATAGTTTTGATGGGTTGATCATTCAACGTAACATGGCACTATTTTTCTCCGGTGGAGACAGGAAAGAACTGAAGCTCAGGGTTACAGGCCGGATTTGGAAAGAGCAGTAA
- the LOC140813495 gene encoding E3 ubiquitin-protein ligase DIS1-like isoform X2 codes for MASGASYYDDLRNKPEVVDPPQNEEMLDVGEHVKDSGQAAIKSDVTVSSSVRELLECPVCLNAMYPPIHQCSNGHTLCSGCKPRVHNRCPTCRHELGNIRCLALEKVAASLELPCKYQDYGCIGIYPYYSKLKHESQCTFRPYNCPYAGSECSVIGDIPFLVNHLKDDHKVDMHNGSTFNHRYVKSNPHEVENATWMLTVFSCFGQYFCLHFEAFQLGVAPVYIAFLRFMGDDNEAKNYSYSLEVGGNGRKAIWHGVPRSIRDNHRKVRDSFDGLIIQRNMALFFSGGDRKELKLRVTGRIWKEQ; via the exons ATGGCGAGTGGAGCGTCTTATTATGATGACTTGCGAAACAAACCTGAGGTCGTTGATCCACCGCAAAACGAGGAGATGTTGGATGTTGGAGAACATGTCAAGGATAGTGGTCAAGCTGCCATAAAATCCGATGTCACTGTCTCAAGCAGTGTCCGGGAGCTGCTGGAATGTCCAGTTTGTTTAAATGCTATGTACCCACCCATTCATCAG TGCTCCAATGGTCACACATTGTGTTCTGGTTGCAAACCAAGGGTTCACAACCGTTGCCCAACTTGCAGGCATGAACTTGGTAACATCAGATGTCTTGCATTGGAGAAGGTGGCTGCATCTCTCGAGCTTCCATGTAAATATCAAGATTACGGGTGTATAGGAATCTATCCTTACTACAGCAAGCTTAAACATGAATCCCAATGCACTTTTAGACCTTACAATTGTCCTTATGCCGGCTCAGAATGCTCAGTTATTGGTGATATTCCATTTCTTGTGAATCACTTGAAAGATGATCACAAAGTTGATATGCATAATGGCAGTACTTTTAACCATCGCTACGTGAAATCAAATCCGCATGAGGTCGAGAATGCCACTTGGATGCTTACG GTTTTCAGTTGTTTTGGGCAGTATTTCTGCCTGCATTTTGAAGCATTTCAGCTTGGAGTGGCACCCGTATATATAGCATTTTTGCGGTTCATGGGCGATGACAATGAGGCAAAAAACTATAGCTACAGTCTTGAGGTTGGAGGAAATGGGAGGAAAGCAATATGGCATGGAGTGCCAAGAAGTATTCGAGACAACCATCGGAAGGTACGTGATAGTTTTGATGGGTTGATCATTCAACGTAACATGGCACTATTTTTCTCCGGTGGAGACAGGAAAGAACTGAAGCTCAGGGTTACAGGCCGGATTTGGAAAGAGCAGTAA
- the LOC140813494 gene encoding probable ADP-ribosylation factor GTPase-activating protein AGD11 isoform X2: MSVEQGNAETDDVSVPVSDEPGSSLYDLLQKETSPNWVNCLKEGRNTSSTQRRLESMLSESGNRFCADCGSRDPKWVSLNIGAFICIKCSGVHRSLGVHISKVLSVKLDEWTDEQVDALIEMGGNAAVNSKYEAYVPDNHKKLRPDSSIEERADFIRRKYEMQQFLNHDLSSCFPSSSSTPHAISSGCHPESAIDNKKHLEKQTTGHRIQGLGQAFRNSWRRGEHKAPKKTNSMAGMIEFVGLIKVNVVRGTNLAVRDMVTSDPYVILSLGNQSMKTRVIKNNLNPVWNERLMLSIPENIPPLKLLVYDKDKFTTDDFMGEAEIDIQPLISAAKASECSSINETTQLGKWKASKENTLVKDGVITLEDGRVKQDISIKLQNVERGVLEIELECVPLTQ, from the exons ATGTCAGTGGAACAAGGAAATGCGGAAACAGATGATGTTTCAGTTCCAGTTTCAG ATGAACCAGGTTCTTCTCTTTATGATCTCCTACAAAAGGAAACCTCCCCAAACTGGGTTAACTGTCTGAAGGAAGGGCGAAATACTTCGA GTACACAGCGTAGGCTAGAGAGCATGTTATCTGAATCTGGGAATCGTTTTTGTGCAGATTGTGGATCAAGAGATCCAAAATGGGT ATCCTTGAACATTGGAGCATTCATTTGTATCAAATGCTCTGGTGTACATAGAAGTCTTGGAGTGCATATATCAAAG GTCTTATCTGTGAAGCTTGACGAATGGACGGATGAGCAAGTAGATGCTTTGATTGAAATGGGAGGAAATGCTGCGGTGAACTCGAAATATGAAGCTTATGTTCCAGATAATCATAAAAAATTGAGACCGGATTCCTCGATAGAGGAGCGTGCTGATTTTATAAG GAGAAAATATGAAATGCAACAATTTTTGAACCATGATTTATCATCGTGTTTCCCATCATCTTCTTCAACACCCCACGCGATTTCTTCAGGCTGTCATCCTGAATCTGCCATAGATAATAAGAAGCACTTGGAAAAACAAACTACAGGTCACAGAATCCAAGGTCTGGGGCAGGCATTTCGTAATAGCTGGAGAAGAGGTGAACACAAGGCGCCAAAGAAAACTAACTCAATG GCAGGTATGATCGAATTCGTAGGATTGATCAAGGTTAACGTCGTAAGAGGTACTAACCTAGCGGTCCGGGATATGGTGACTAGTGACCCATACGTTATCCTCTCACTGGGAAATCAA TCAATGAAGACGAGGGTCATAAAGAATAATCTAAACCCGGTCTGGAACGAAAGGCTCATGTTGTCGATTCCAGAAAACATTCCACCTTTAAAGTTG CTTGTATACGACAAAGATAAGTTCACAACCGATGATTTTATGGGGGAAGCAGAGATCGATATCCAACCACTAATATCTGCTGCAAAAGCTTCCGAGTGCTCCTCGATTAACGAGACAACACAACTCGGAAAGTGGAAAGCAAGCAAAGAGAACACACTTGTAAAAGATGGTGTTATAACCTTAGAAGATGGTAGGGTGAAACAAGATATCTCTATTAAGTTGCAGAATGTTGAACGAGGAGTCTTAGAGATTGAGCTTGAATGTGTCCCTCTTACACAGTAG
- the LOC140813494 gene encoding probable ADP-ribosylation factor GTPase-activating protein AGD11 isoform X1: MSVEQGNAETDDVSVPVSDEPGSSLYDLLQKETSPNWVNCLKEGRNTSSKCTQRRLESMLSESGNRFCADCGSRDPKWVSLNIGAFICIKCSGVHRSLGVHISKVLSVKLDEWTDEQVDALIEMGGNAAVNSKYEAYVPDNHKKLRPDSSIEERADFIRRKYEMQQFLNHDLSSCFPSSSSTPHAISSGCHPESAIDNKKHLEKQTTGHRIQGLGQAFRNSWRRGEHKAPKKTNSMAGMIEFVGLIKVNVVRGTNLAVRDMVTSDPYVILSLGNQSMKTRVIKNNLNPVWNERLMLSIPENIPPLKLLVYDKDKFTTDDFMGEAEIDIQPLISAAKASECSSINETTQLGKWKASKENTLVKDGVITLEDGRVKQDISIKLQNVERGVLEIELECVPLTQ; this comes from the exons ATGTCAGTGGAACAAGGAAATGCGGAAACAGATGATGTTTCAGTTCCAGTTTCAG ATGAACCAGGTTCTTCTCTTTATGATCTCCTACAAAAGGAAACCTCCCCAAACTGGGTTAACTGTCTGAAGGAAGGGCGAAATACTTCGAGTAAGT GTACACAGCGTAGGCTAGAGAGCATGTTATCTGAATCTGGGAATCGTTTTTGTGCAGATTGTGGATCAAGAGATCCAAAATGGGT ATCCTTGAACATTGGAGCATTCATTTGTATCAAATGCTCTGGTGTACATAGAAGTCTTGGAGTGCATATATCAAAG GTCTTATCTGTGAAGCTTGACGAATGGACGGATGAGCAAGTAGATGCTTTGATTGAAATGGGAGGAAATGCTGCGGTGAACTCGAAATATGAAGCTTATGTTCCAGATAATCATAAAAAATTGAGACCGGATTCCTCGATAGAGGAGCGTGCTGATTTTATAAG GAGAAAATATGAAATGCAACAATTTTTGAACCATGATTTATCATCGTGTTTCCCATCATCTTCTTCAACACCCCACGCGATTTCTTCAGGCTGTCATCCTGAATCTGCCATAGATAATAAGAAGCACTTGGAAAAACAAACTACAGGTCACAGAATCCAAGGTCTGGGGCAGGCATTTCGTAATAGCTGGAGAAGAGGTGAACACAAGGCGCCAAAGAAAACTAACTCAATG GCAGGTATGATCGAATTCGTAGGATTGATCAAGGTTAACGTCGTAAGAGGTACTAACCTAGCGGTCCGGGATATGGTGACTAGTGACCCATACGTTATCCTCTCACTGGGAAATCAA TCAATGAAGACGAGGGTCATAAAGAATAATCTAAACCCGGTCTGGAACGAAAGGCTCATGTTGTCGATTCCAGAAAACATTCCACCTTTAAAGTTG CTTGTATACGACAAAGATAAGTTCACAACCGATGATTTTATGGGGGAAGCAGAGATCGATATCCAACCACTAATATCTGCTGCAAAAGCTTCCGAGTGCTCCTCGATTAACGAGACAACACAACTCGGAAAGTGGAAAGCAAGCAAAGAGAACACACTTGTAAAAGATGGTGTTATAACCTTAGAAGATGGTAGGGTGAAACAAGATATCTCTATTAAGTTGCAGAATGTTGAACGAGGAGTCTTAGAGATTGAGCTTGAATGTGTCCCTCTTACACAGTAG
- the LOC140814520 gene encoding uncharacterized protein: protein MADCKNHAMEFPEKSQRDDKSSSLTIIKCPSTFKASAAAAAGGEITNKPLFGLYNSPAMQRSGSIKSLYSSSFGSMVSAGNSLKGKVRKLCSIFETPKHPSSPTNSVALPLPSPTPIKPTKLLLAASDSSNFISKGIPSPVPESPFRLPGTEDRVVVYFTSLRGIRRTFQDCHSVRMIFHGLCVNLDERDISMDVAYRKELQKVLGETNISLPQVFIKGKYIGGADVIKQLLEAGELVRLIKGLPFVAPQPCDTCGDVRFVPCPNCSGSKKVYDEDEEKPKRCPKCNENGLVRCPLCCS, encoded by the coding sequence ATGGCTGATTGCAAGAACCATGCGATGGAATTCCCGGAAAAATCCCAAAGAGATGATAAGAGCAGCTCCTTGACGATTATCAAATGTCCCAGCACGTTCAAAGCctcggcggcggcggcggcgggaGGTGAAATTACCAATAAACCTCTGTTCGGCCTCTACAATTCCCCGGCCATGCAGCGAAGCGGCTCCATCAAGAGTTTGTACAGCTCCTCCTTTGGCTCGATGGTCTCCGCCGGTAACTCGTTGAAGGGCAAGGTCAGAAAATTATGCTCGATTTTCGAAACCCCAAAACACCCCTCAAGCCCCACAAATTCAGTAGCTTTGCCGCTGCCCTCGCCCACGCCAATAAAGCCGACCAAATTGCTGCTAGCAGCATCGGATTCTTCAAATTTCATTTCCAAAGGTATCCCTTCTCCAGTCCCGGAATCTCCCTTTAGGCTTCCTGGTACTGAGGACAGAGTTGTAGTTTACTTCACAAGCTTACGGGGAATACGAAGAACATTTCAAGATTGCCACAGTGTACGCATGATTTTTCATGGGTTATGTGTGAATCTCGATGAGAGGGATATATCCATGGATGTAGCATATAGAAAGGAGTTACAGAAAGTATTGGGTGAAACTAATATCAGCTTACCTCAAGTGTTTATCAAGGGAAAGTACATTGGGGGAGCTGATGTGATAAAGCAATTACTAGAGGCCGGTGAATTGGTTAGGCTTATAAAGGGGCTCCCTTTTGTTGCTCCACAGCCGTGTGATACGTGCGGTGATGTGAGGTTCGTTCCGTGCCCGAATTGCAGTGGCAGTAAGAAGGTGTATGATGAGGACGAAGAGAAGCCGAAAAGGTGTCCGAAATGCAACGAAAACGGGCTTGTTAGGTGTCCACTCTGCTGCTCATGA